In the Silene latifolia isolate original U9 population chromosome 1, ASM4854445v1, whole genome shotgun sequence genome, TATTGCTGGACTCagcttggccgttggtttgtggATACCTGGGGGCTGACTTTCTCAGTGTTATGTTCCATCGCGCGCAGAAGCCCTCGGTGTTATCTGATATGAACTGGGACCCGTTGTCGCATATGATCTCGGATGGTATCCCAAATCTGCTTATGATGTTGCGCTTAATGAAAGAGATCACCTGTTGTTCTTTTACCTCTGTCATGGCTTCTGCTTCAATCCACTTTGAGAAGTAGTCGGTCATAACTAGCATATATATTCTCGCTTTCCGGAGCCCTGGGCGTTTTCccactatatccatgccccacatcATGAATGGCCATGGAGAGATAATCGGATGCATTGGTTCGCTGGCCTGGTGGATTCTTTGGAGCCGCCTTTTGACATGATTCACAACGTTTGGCATGATTTATGGCGTCTGCGCGCATTGTGGGCCGAAATACCCCGCCTTAAGATTTTGTTTTGACAGCTCGTCCTCCAGCGTGGTTCCCACACTCTCCACTATGCATGTCTTGTAGTATTGTTTCTGCTTCCGCTTTGTTTAAGCACCTGAGGCATGGTCCTGCCAATGATTTTCTGAAGAGAATATTATCGATCATGATATACCTGGAAGCTTTTATTCTGAAACTTTGTGCTTCCTTTCTGTCTTCAGGGAGTGTCCCATCCCTTAGCCAATTTAGGTATGGAATCCTCCAATCTGCATCCTGCTGTCCCACTGGGGAAGCCAGCATTCTGGTTCCCTGTACACACTGCATGTGTACATCCTTTGCTGTGGAATCCTGGTCTGGCTCCTTCTGGATGGCCGGGGTCAACACGTGGGTAATCGGTATGTTTGACAGCTCTGTGGGCTGGAAGGTTGCCCCCAGTGTAGCCAGGGCGTCTgcctccacgttctgatctcttgGCACCTGAGTTATCTTGAATGTCCTAAACTTTGATTTCTGCTCTGTGGCTATCTTTAGGTAGGCTATCATCTTCTAATCTCGTGCCACATATTCGTTGTTCACATGATTTACCACAAGTAAGGAGTCACTATATACCCTCAGGTTCCTTACCTTGAGCCCTGACGCCATCTGCATCCCAAGTATAAGGGCTTCATACCCGGCCTCAttattggttgccttgaattcgcaCCTAATGGCTTGCACTATCATATCCCCTTTAGGAGATCGCAGTACTAAACCCACACCAGCCCCTCTTGCATTAgaggctccgtcaatatacaGGGTCTACACCTCACCATCCTGGCTTCCCATCATCGTCAGCATTCCTTCTTCTGCTTCCCCACGAGTTGCAGGGCAGAAGTCAGAGACGAAATCTGCTAGGGCTTGGGATTTTATCGCCGTTCTGGGTTCAAATTGTAAGTCATAGCCACTAAGATGCACTGACCATTTAGTCATTCTACCCgaaagttcaggcttcctcataatAGTCTTTAGCGGGTAATTGGTTATGACATGGATGGTGTGAGATTCAAAGTACGGCATGATTTATAAGAGGCGAGAACCAAAGCCAATGCTAATTTTTCAAAAGAAGTGTACCTGGTCTGCGCAGGGAGCGAGAGACTTGCTAATGTAATATACGGGATGTCGCACTCCTTCTTGTTCTTTAACTTAATCGCGCTTACGGCCGCTTGCGTGATCGATGTGTACAAAAATAGTGGTTCCCCGGCTCGGGTTTCGCGAGTAATGGTGGCGTGCTTAGGTAGCTTTTGAGTTCGGCGAATGCTTTTTCATGCTCTTTAGTCCATTCGAATTTCTGACTCTTCCTCAGTATATCATAGAATAGTTTGCACCTATCCGAGGCCCTTGATATGAACCTATTTAGGGCCGCCACCTTTCCCCGCTAGCCTCTCGCACATCTTTTGGCTTCGGGGTGATTCCGGTTGGAGTATTGCTCTTATCTGCTCTTTGCTTGCCTCAATTCCCTCTCGTGTCACCATATACCCTAGGAATTTTCCCGAGGACACCCCAAACGAGCACTTGGATGGGTTAAGTTTCATTTTAAATTCCCTCAATGTCTGGAAGGTATCCGCCAAGTGCTCCATGTGCATTTCTGCTTTTTtagatttcaccaccatgtcatcaatgtatacttccatggtctttcctatttgctgtttgaacattttatttaccaATCGTTGATAGGTGGACCCGGCGTTCtttagaccgaagggcatgaccttgtagcaatatatgcctctttccgACATGAATGCTGTTTTCTCCTGATCTTGTGGATgcatcttaatctgattgtaaCCGCTCCAGGCATCGAGGAAAGTGAGTACCTCATGTCCCGCAGTAGCGTCCACCATTGCGTCGATATGCGGTAGTGGGAAGGGGTCcttgggacaagctttgtttaGATCTGTGAAGTCTACGCATACCCTCCATTTACCGTTCTTTTTGGGTACCACTACTACGTTAGAGAGCCACTCAAGGTAACTGACTTCTCTAATTTTATCTGCCGCCAAGAGACTGTCCACTTCTTTGTTGATGACTTCATTTCTTTCTGccgcgaattttcttctcttctcACATCTTTGGGCGCGACTTGGGTTTACGCTTAATTTATGTGAAATAACGGATGGGTCTATGCCCACCATATCATTGTGGGACCAGGCGAAGCAGTCCATGTTGCTCTTGAGAAATTGAATAAGCTGGTTGCGCAGTTCCTCGCTGCAGGTGGCCCCAATCAACACTGTTCTATCCGGGTGTCCCTCGTCCAGGTGTATTTGGTCCAGCTCCTCCGAGGGAGGCTCCTTGTACTCTGTCGAGGTGCCCCGGTCCTGTAATTGCTATGAGGGGAGCTTGGTTGTAGCTTTGAGGGCTTGGGTATAGTAGTTTCTGGATTCCTCTTGATCTCCTTTTACCGTAACTGTGCCCCATGGAGTTGGGAACTTGAGACACTGATGGTATGTTGAAGGTACTGCCTTCATCTGATGCAGCCACGGTCTTCCTAGTATCACGTTGTAGGTGGTTGGACCTTCGATGATTAGGTATCTTACTAGTTTATTAACTCCTTCAATATATGTTGGGATGGTTATTTCAGCTACTGAATGCGCGGTCTCCCCACTGAATCCCACCAGTGGCACAGATTTCTTTATCAGGTTCTCTTTATCGAAACCCATGGTTTTGAGGGTTTCGAGCATGATAAGGTTCACAGAGCTCTCTGTATCTACCAATGCTTTCCGTACAGTGCAATTGCCAATGGATAATGTTATGGTCAAGGCATCGTCATGCTGTTCTGCGCCGCTTTCCATGTCAGTTTCATCGAAAGTTACTGGGGGTAAGTTGTTTTGGCTTAATCTGTATGAGGTTTCTGGATGACCCCCTTTACTCCCGGTGGCTTTCCTCTTCGCGGCGGAATATGTCAAACCTGCTAGCTCGgatccgcctgttatcacgttaataATCTTCGTGCATACGGGTGGAGcagaaggaagtacctgatttgCTGCTTCTCTTCTgtcctgcttgcccccacgtgataacaggtggtccAAGTTTCCTTTGCGTACCTGGAACTTCACCTCCCTCCGCAATTTGTAGCAATCTTCCGTCCTGTGTCCTATGTCTTGGTGCCATTCACACCTCTTGCTGCTGTCTCTGTCGTCGTTTGGCCGATCCTGAGTGGGTGGCTTTGGCCACCTCACCGATCACCTGTGTTTCGAGTGCTTTTAACAACCCCTCCATTCCCGTGTTGAATCCGTACTCAGATAGCTTAGGAGGGTGCGGAGAATCATCAATTTGTTGAGTTTTTTCTGCTACCCTGCTGATATTGGGTCTGCTGTATGGTTTAGTTCTGTCGTCCCTCTTTTCTGGTACGAATTTCCTGTTTGTCTTGTCGAAGCCTGTTGTACCCTTTCTAGCCTGTATATCTTCTTCCAATCTTAACGCTGCAGTAGCTCTCTGTTGAACCTCCTCGAACCTCTCGCAAGGATACATAGTTAATTCTTTGTAGAGGTTCGACTCCTTATCCAAGCCTTGCCTGAAGGCGTTGATGACAGTGGACATATCGCAGCCTCGTATTGAGACTTTTTCTGCATTGAATCTAGTGACGTAGTCCTTGATTGATTCTCCTATCTCCTGAACGATCCTGTACAGATCACTCTACTGTTTGGGTGTTCGCGGTCGCCGGAGAATCTGTTGATTGAAAGCGTTGACCAAATCAGCGAATGAGGATATGGTTCCGTTAGGCAGACCGACGAACCATTGCAATGCTGCTCCAGTTAGGGTTGaaccaaatcctttacacatacatGCCTCTTTTGAGGCTCTCGTGGCTGTAGTaaccatcatcttctgcttgaattGACTGATGTGATCACAGGGGTCTGTGGTTCCATCAAAGAGAGTCATTGTTGGGACGCTAAATCCTTTTGGTAAGGCCACTGTGGCTATGTCGTCGAGAACGGTGAGTCGGCGTAGCTTTTCGGTGCGACCATCTCCATAGGCGAGGCATGCGGGGACCCTCCCGAGGAGGCTTCGTAGCCTGGTACTTTGTTCTATGTATGTCTCTCTCCCGGTGGGTCGCAGATGCTCCTGTGACTGATATCCTGCTCTTCGTACGAGGTCCTGTTGTTCCAGATTTTCTGTTTGACGCGCCTGCGATGTTGCTGCCACCGGAGCGTTTTCCCAGGTATATTCGCCCTGATTCGTAGCTGGCAGTCTGGTTACTGGGACTGCAATTGTGGCTCTGCTTTTCTGCGGTCCCACCGCGCCGGACGTGGGTGTAGGTTCCTGGTGCACTGGTTCCTCATCTGGTGTTAGTGCTCCTAGTCCTGTTGGGACCAGGCCTCCTCGTGGCTGTGGTGTTCCTTCCATATCCAGCCTGAGTGCTACTTCGCGTGGTAATACCCGTGTCTGCCTTCGATCCCTACTTTCTGCTGACGGCCTTCCAAATCTGTCTTCTTGCATCCCAGGGGCTGGACTAGCGGCCTGGTTCCTTAATTCGTTGATCTCTGCTCGGAGGAGGTTGTTGTCCTCCTCCATCTGGGATCTCATGCTTCTATTCTCGCTCTGCATAGTCCTGATGGTTCTGGCTAAAGTGTCCAACCCGCTTATCATGATGCTGGTAGGACTTGGAGGTGCTTGAATCTGTTGCCTGGGTTGTGCTCCCCTTTCTGATTGCGGGGCTCCCTGCTGTCCCAGGGCGGATCCTGGATCTTTAATCTGAGTCTTTCCCGAGGATGGGCTTGCTGCTACCTGGGAACTCTGACTTTGCTTGGCTGCTGGTATCTGAGCAACAGTGGTGATTTTACCCGAAGTTGTACGTGCTACTGCTGCTGCCGAGGGATATGGTATTTGTGTTGCTGCTGAAGGGGGCGGCACCTGTGTTCCTGGTGCGCCGCCGATGTTGCCTGAGGTTGTTTCTTTGTGTCCGGACATGTTTTAATTGTTGAGTAGATTGACTAACGAAGAcgatcactatgccccacggtgggcgccaaactgttttggtaaatttctaccaatttagggttaaagtggtcttagcGTTAGGTCGATATTGTGATTTATGTGAACGTCGTATGTTATCCTGTTTGAACGATGAACGCAAtgaacacaagcaattttggtgacgcggaaaacccgatgtgggaaacaaccgcggggggagacggaatcccaccaatattttcactataattcgagagGAAATACAGTTCGTATGCTTGCTATGAACGCTAAGGTGTAATTCTCGTATATTCTGATGATCTTTCTCCTCTGCATTGAAGCTCTTTATATAGGAGAGCTCGTTGGACTAGGGTTTCTTGCTTTTCCTCCAAGTTATCCCTAATTTAACAATGGGTAGGACTTTCCTTCTTCGGATCTCACGAGATGTTGGACTCTCATAGGCTTCTTCCGCATAGATCAAAAGCCCACACCCTGCGCTGCTTGCTGACGCTGGCACCCTGGCTCCCTGATATCCTGCATCCCGTAACACTCCCAGGCCTGCTGCCCCGAGTCAGCCCATATCTATATTTTGGGCCTAACAACTTCTTTGAGTTCGGTTTGAACTTTATTGTACTTTTTGTATAAGAAATATAAAAGTTTACTAAACAAATGTAAAAGTAGATGTCAGCTAGCATAACATGTGCAGATGTTCAAATATGGGTTTAGGTCGGACGCGGGCAAGAGTAGCGGTTTTTTTGTCCCATAGACATGCAGGTTCGCGGGTTTTGAGCGGGTTCATGGGCCGAGCCTTTGTAAATTTTGGAAAGTTCATTGTCCGGGACAATGCCTTATGTGTTGTCCACTACCTGAATTCAATTCCTATCAGCAACATATCACTTACGACTTTTCTAGAAATTTCTACTTCGAAACCACTTAAATTTAGATACAATACAGTGTTGGATTTGTGCCTTGGTTCTGTTAGTCGCCGCTTCGAACGACTATGCAGGGGTCTCGCTggtcttagagagtattatataaactctctaagcctctacctagccgtcatgcttatcataccgtctgaatctgtaatctgaaaactcctcacatatcaataaaactctctctcTTCTGCCCTGTGGatgtagctaacacaccgttagtgaaccacgtaaatctgtgcgtttgtctTTATTGTTTTATCTGTTCTTTCTTGTTTCTGTTACAACATACAGAGTAGTTTTAAGATTCATCGACTTTTTTACATTctacttagggtgtgtttggatgaggcaagatttggagggattcAATTTCCCAACTCCAAAGCAAATCAAAATCTTTTTTACAGTAGGCAAAATTTGatggaaattgtatccaaacaaacACACTCTTCCCTTTCCCCTCACTTTTGTTATCCAAACTGTGTgtggattgagtgatttggagggaaaagaaagggagggagagtaggggatttaaaatcccttgtttggatagcaaatgaggatGGAGGGacatggagggggagagatttggaagGATCCAATTTCCCTTCTCCAAGcttaatcaaaatctctccataaTACTCTTCAAAAAAAAATCTCTCcataataggcaagatttggagggaaattgtatccaaacacccacacctcattccccctccccttcccttctctccctttcccttccctccttccccctcccctcctttTCCCTTCACTTTTACTATCCAAAGACCCTtatggtgtgtttggatagcaaaagtggagggaaagggaggggagaggAAAGGCAGAAAAGGAAAGGGGAGGGAAATGAggtgtggttgtttggatacaattttcctccaaatcttgcctattgtggagagattttgatttgcttTGGAGGTggaaaaatggatccctccaaatttctccccctccatttccctccacccttatttgttatccaaacaagattttaaatcccctactctctctccctttcttttttctCTAAATCCTTCAATCCAAACACCAATGTTCGGGTTAAAATAATGTTAAAAGAAGGCAATTTTGGATTTAGCATACACAACTTATATTAGGCATATATAATCAATCAAATGAGTACTAGAGGACATACTCAAAATCTAATTAATTGTCCTTCGGCGCGCGTGCGCACATTCATGCAAACTCATTACCCCAAAAATACAACAATTATGTAATGATATTTTAGCTAGTTGGCCCCCATACTATGCAGCAAGACATATTACACTATATAATATCAACTCTCATATTTGGTATTTACAAAACTTTCAAACTTGTAAACAAAGTGTACCTAAACCATCCTAAAAATGGATATTATTCCTTGGACTTCCTTAACTTTTATCATAATATTAACCATTTCTTTGTTCTTCATTTTCAAATTCCTTAAAAAAATCAAACTCAAGTTTGTATCATTGAATATTTGCCTTAAAGAACAAGGTATTAGTACTACATGTGTACTCCCTTTAGGCACTCTTGGATGGCCATTTATTGGTGAAACTATGGAGTTCATCTCTTGTGCCTACTCACATTACCCTGAAAGCTTCATGAACAAACGTCGTCGCTTGTAagtttccctttttattgtactgGCCTTTACGTAGTGGCGATGTCAAAAGTCACCGTAATAATGATATAAGGTACACTAGGAAAAAAAATCGAAAACTTAGcctaaaattgaaaaaaaaaaaaaatcattattcAGAGGGCAACTGCCCTTCCTAGCCCCCTCGCTCCACCAATGCCTTTACGACTCAAATTCTTTCGAATTTTCCCAAACTTGGCATTATGGAACAAAAAGTAGTAACAACATtcactttaaaactctttttggTGTAAAGGAAGTCACAAGGCTGACGAGGTTAAACTCATGTCATAAATATCATTCCTCATGACTTTACAAGTTAAGCTAACTGACATCTGCAACGTTTGTTTTTTAACTCTGGTTAGAGATTATGATACCCTTTTGAATTAATTTTGATGTGTATTATTTTTGTCTTTAAGGTATGGAAAAGTATTCAAGTCACACATATTTGGGAAACCAACTATAATATCAACAGATGCAGAGGTGAACAAGTTTATACTACAAAGTGATGCAAAGGTATTTGTACCTTCATATCCTAAATCCTTAACAGAGTTGATGGGAAAATCTTCAATTCTTCTCATTAATGGAAGTTTACAAAGAAGAATTCATGGACTTATTGGTTCCTTCTTCAAATCGCCGCATCTCAAAGCTCGAGTCACTAAAGATATGCAGAGTTATGTTCTACAAGCTATGGATAGATGGGATGATGGTAATAATGTGTCTCCTATTTTTATCCAAGATGAAGCCAAACATGTTAGTTTTACTTTCTTACTTTAAAAACTTTCCAATATAAGTTGCTTAATTTGTTTTACTGACGCTTAAAAATATGTGTAAGACGGTTTCTTGGTAATTGGGACGCGCTTTTAAGGTTTCACGTTGAAAAATCATTTCAAGGGTAAGGTTGCGTATATCTGATTGACATATCCTAGAAGTTTTAGTCTTATTGAAATAATGAGCTTAAGTAAACATGTAAAGTACGTCCTGGTCATCTGTTtactttttttattctttgcgAGGAGTATTTTTAATCGAAGTTAAATAATGGCTGCTTTTTAAACAGATTGCTTTTCAAGTGCTAGTGAAAGCATTGATAAGTCTAAACCCTGGTGAGGAAATGGAGTTCTTGAAAAGGGAATTTCATGAGTTCATTTCCGGGCTCATGTCGTTGCCTATAAATCTACCAGGAACTCGACTTTATCGATCACTGCAGGTAGTCCGTCATTCACACATTTCGAAACACAATAAAAAGCGAAAACAACATATACAGAATTACAGACAGTAATCCTGGTTGATATTTTTGCATGTAACAGGCAAAAAAAGAAATGGTGAAATTGGTGAAGGAAATAATACAGATTAAGAGGAGAAAAGCGGTTAAAGAAGCCGAACCAAATGATGTGTTAGATGTATTATTAAGTGATCAAAGCGGGCAATTAACAGATGAATTAATGTCGGATAAtatgattgatatgatgattccAGGAGAAGATTCAGTCCCTCTTCTAATTACTCTGGCCATTAAGTACTTGTCCGATTCCCCTTTTGCCTTACAAAAGCTGACGGTATGATTCGTATTTCAACATGTTTTAGGTAAGATCGTTAAATGGTAGTGGCGGAACAAGGGGTCTAACAGGAGCTGTCGCCTCTAACTAAATGAAAAAAATGGAACTTTTAGTTGAATTTTGATTATGTTTTGGCCTTCTGATTGTGAATCTTGGTTCCGCCACTGTCTATGACGACTTTTTCTTATGGTTTTGGTactataagaccgtctgaatGAATTTGCCTTCGAATTTTTTTATACAGGAGGAGAATATGAAAGTTAAAAGGCTTAAGGATGAATTAGGGGACTCCATGTGTTGGAATGACTATCTTTCAATGCCTTTTACTCAAAGTGTAAGTTTACATAAACGCGCATTCTTAATCAAGAGTAAGTCTCCTAAAAAACCGTTTCATGTTAACATAATGCGACAGTTAACATGAAATAAGCTTATAAGCCTATCGTGAGACTGTCTCATACAAGAATTGGTACTTAAGAAGCTGGTATATAGTAATTGAAAATTGGTTTAGCTTAATTATCGGGTTAAATGGAGTAATCGATTAATGTCGTTTATCTAATTGAACAGGTGATTACGGAAACATTAAGAATGGGAAATATTATAATGGGAGTGATGAGAAAAGCCATGAAAGATGTGGAGATAAAGGGATACTTAATACCAAAAGGATGGTGTGTTCTTACTTATTTTAGATCAGTTCATCTCGATGATACTCTTTATGACAAGCCTTACAACTTCAATCCATGGAGATGGCATGTATGTTTCTTTCATTATACTTCTCTTTTGAAAAATCATAAATTTCGGAAGTGACTATCCTGCAAATCACTTGATAAACCAAAGAGTTACTCGTACTTGTCTAATTATCAACTATATTTGAAATATAACCCGAGATAGATTTTCTTTTCACGTATTGTTAATTAATGAATTTTAGACATCGAGATAATTTCCGgtctttttttcaattttttgtgtttatatttgATCACAGGATAAAGATACAATGAACAGTAATTTTACACCATTTGGTGGTGGACAAAGACTTTGCCCAGGATTGGACTTGGCTAGATTAGAAGCCTCCATTTTCCTTCATCATTTTGTCACACGATTTAGGTAAAAAGATTACGGTTGCGAGTTTTCTTATGTTAGGCCATCGCCTGTAAAATATATTGTGATACGAGTTTTTATGTTATCGATTCTTCAGTAAAATAGGCTATTGCCTTGTGGTAAGTGTATCTGATCTGTGTATCCAATCTTGGTGTAAAACGATTTTATAGAAGACTATTAGTACCGAAAATCGTACTAATtgtattttatcatttgtttctTTGTTATACAGTTGGGTGGCAGAGGAGGATTCCATTATTCATTTCCCTACAGTAAGAATGAGAAAAGGAATGCCAGTTTGGATCAAAAGGAGAAGAGACTCTTAGGATCGTTTACAAAATATAATCCGGATCGTTGAAAGGAAATGGAAGGAAATAGAGAGGATCTCAATTGCAATTTTTGTAAATAGAGTAATAGACAATTACAAAGAGAATGAGAATGTATTTGAATGTGCACTTTATGCAGTAGCCA is a window encoding:
- the LOC141590002 gene encoding uncharacterized protein LOC141590002, with the translated sequence MIAYLKIATEQKSKFRTFKITQVPRDQNVEADALATLGATFQPTELSNIPITHVLTPAIQKEPDQDSTAKDVHMQCVQGTRMLASPVGQQDADWRIPYLNWLRDGTLPEDRKEAQSFRIKASRYIMIDNILFRKSLAGPCLRCLNKAEAETILQDMHSGECGNHAGGRAVKTKS
- the LOC141614217 gene encoding 3-epi-6-deoxocathasterone 23-monooxygenase CYP90D1-like; the encoded protein is MDIIPWTSLTFIIILTISLFFIFKFLKKIKLKFVSLNICLKEQGISTTCVLPLGTLGWPFIGETMEFISCAYSHYPESFMNKRRRLYGKVFKSHIFGKPTIISTDAEVNKFILQSDAKVFVPSYPKSLTELMGKSSILLINGSLQRRIHGLIGSFFKSPHLKARVTKDMQSYVLQAMDRWDDGNNVSPIFIQDEAKHIAFQVLVKALISLNPGEEMEFLKREFHEFISGLMSLPINLPGTRLYRSLQAKKEMVKLVKEIIQIKRRKAVKEAEPNDVLDVLLSDQSGQLTDELMSDNMIDMMIPGEDSVPLLITLAIKYLSDSPFALQKLTEENMKVKRLKDELGDSMCWNDYLSMPFTQSVITETLRMGNIIMGVMRKAMKDVEIKGYLIPKGWCVLTYFRSVHLDDTLYDKPYNFNPWRWHDKDTMNSNFTPFGGGQRLCPGLDLARLEASIFLHHFVTRFSWVAEEDSIIHFPTVRMRKGMPVWIKRRRDS